In Augochlora pura isolate Apur16 chromosome 3, APUR_v2.2.1, whole genome shotgun sequence, the sequence TTTGACGAATGTAAGCCAGGCGTTACCACGGAACCATGAACAGACGAACTTGCTGTGCTTATACTGATTGCACTTGGACTTTGTATATCTTCTGGTTTGAATTCCGGTAGAGATGAAAATTTTTCTTGGAAATTAACTTGTTCAAGTACTCTGGAATTATACGTTTAATATAGACATTTCTAAAATGCTAATTgttacaagaaataattatctgaaacaatttataatacctGTCCATTCCATCTTCGACATTCTTTTTGAAAAAGGACCCTTTCTTATTAGATGGAGACGGCGAAGCATGAGATTCTgagaaattttgttgttgttgcatTTGTTCTGTGGTCTGGGATGTGCTTATTTGTGGACGATTGTCACAATGCTGAGACGTCAGAGGCCCATGGTCTCCTGCATTTGATGTGGGAGGCATTGCTACACAAATGTAATGATCCTTTCAGTATATCTCCCATCATTTAATGacagatatatttttctaaagatttttttattattcatgctTATTCTTTTCATGAAGGCAACTATTGAAAAATCATACCCATTGATTGTCTCCTTTGCAACGGTGCTCGACCAAGTTGTGCCGGAGTTGGAGCAAGCATGAAAGGCCCCTTACTTGGACCtatatcattattttgaatttcatccATAGAATACGATTTATTGGTTGAGATTTCTGTACTACCATGATTGTTAAGCGGTGTATGAGGAGTATGCGGGGTAGATGGCGGTTTGTGTTTGTCATTTGTAGTCGGCAAAAGAATGTTCACCGTATCTTTTCTCTCTTGATCAGGTTTGGTATTGGTtactaaaacaaaataaaccgATTTTTAGTTTGTGTTATCGTAATTGCAttacgaaagaaaatgttaaatgttaaagttgcaatttaatcattattacgACTCACCATAAAACTGAGCGTGATTGCTTCCTACttggttttcatttttttcaggTTCTGCAAGACGTGTTATTGGATGACCAATGCCTCGGTAAGACGACGTAGTGGAAGTTGTCGAAACCGAGTAAGGTTTACTCACAATAACACTTTGAGTCTCCATCTTATTACCAGAAACTAAACCTTGTGAAGATATGTTACGATTGCCGGCATCTATAATCAGTAAATACGATGAACTGCAAGGTCGAACTTAAAATTCAACGATAAATAcgtatagtaaaattattttttataatctcGACTTACCAGAAATTGGGATTTGAAAGCCACAGAACATCCTGGGGTGTTGCGGTGTTGGTCCAAGGTACTGCGATCCCTGCTGCGGTTTGGAAACAGCCACCATATCGTTATCGAGCAATGTTACAGTGAACGATTGTTGATAAGGGACAGCTGAAGTAAGGGGGCGAAGAATAGTGCCTAAGGATTGCAGCGGCTGCTGTTGTTTAAACAGAGCCATCATGGATTTTCAACCAAACTGTCACTtacgttatatttttaacttaatgTCTGAGTTTATTCGCATGTGTTTACATAAAACCCTTTAATAAAACTGCAATGCTCATTGCTCCCTCAATTCAggttttaaaatgaaaaacaaaatttgaccAATGCTGCAGTTAAATAAGTAGGCACGTGCGAATAGCACTCTTATTACACTATTCAATTCTATAGTAACTACTCATACCTTACTcttagataattattaatttttaaaataagtttgCATATTACTTAACGACAAAGTTTAAGAGAAGTATGAcgacaatacaataaaacgtTACAAATacgttttttattaatcacatGAAATATACTAATCTAGTAATCATCACACGATGAATGCAAAATTTGTCCATATATTCACACATGCCTGAAGAAAAAGGAGCCGTCGAAGAAGGATTTCAGGAAAACTAGACATTACTGTGCACACGATTCTATCTTATCTGGATTATTTAGGTATGTATGTTACTTTTAAACATCTTTggttatttatacttataatacTTACAGAATGTAATACCGGAGCAGCCGTAAATTTAGGCATATTCCTTCCGTTTTCATGAATGCTTGCCACCAGATTGCTCATACTATATTGAGTACTGTATTGCTGTTCGCTTTTTACCGGCTCCGGTTTAATAACTTTGGGAGATATTGGCATCGTTATGAATGCCCCACCAGTAGGTTGAAAACCGGATACCCCAGTTGGATTGACAGGACTGTGATAAGGATACGTGCTCGACAAAACAGATACTGTTCCTCCTTTATCCATAGAAGTGTGGTGATACTTCGTTGTAGTCTCTATACCTGTTGAAGGTATTCGTGCTAAACAAACGGAGACATTTACTTTACTATAACACACCTATtactaaacaataattttccatcAAACGATAAAACAAACCTTTTATTGGTTTAGGCCTGCATGTAATTTCTTGCTTCACCGTCATCGTCTCCCTCTTTTGACCACTCACAGGCGAAAATCGTGATTGCGTGTAACATTTCTTTTCACCATCTTCGTCTTGTATATCATTATCGCTGTCTGTTAATTTATCTTTGCATTTCAAATCTATTTCAGGTTGTGGATCCTCGCAAATTACCATTTGGTCTTCATCCGATACATTTCCGTCTTCATCCTGCTTTAAATCTGGTTCAGTGTTTTCGATCTGTACAGGCATTTCCATTATCCGATGCGCGTGCGACTGATTAATAACCTGGGTAAATAATGCTTGTAATGTAACCAAGTGTATTAAAACTTTTACAGGATtaatcaaagaaattaatataaaaaatgcattgTACCTCAATCGGAGGAGCTTCAGTATAGACTGTAGAAACGGGAACAGTAATTTCGTCATTGGCTCTTGGTGTTAATGGTACATCGTCCGTTGGTGGTCCCATATCTGTATCTTCTCCGGTACTGTTCAATTTTCCCCGAGAATCACTGCCTTTGAAACTCGTTGTAGAAGATTTTCGCCTATCTTTACTGCACCATTTCCAATCTGGATGTGCTTTAAAATGCGCTTCTTTCACTTCTGACGCAAGATCATGATACTTTTGCTTTTCTTCTGGACCCAATGCGTACCACCACTCTCCTAATATTTTGGATACAGTACGATTATCCTGATTCGGATGTCTCTGGTGCACTAGTGCACGGTGACGCTTTGAGAAAATCATAAATGCGTTCATTGGCCGCCGTATTCGATCCTTAGTCTAAAAACAAGAATGCATTGTAagtgtttaattatttgtttcaattaattttgaaccGTCATTTTTATCTTGTAACCAGAgcgttcaattttaaattattgtaataatttggGCTCACTTTAAGTGGACTTTGAGGCTCCTTGGAATGCAATGCACTAAGTGACTGACTGCGTCTCTTATTGGCATTAGCTTCCACTTCTGCAGGTGTTGTCGGCTCTGCTTCAAAAACGTCATCATCTTCCTCTTCAGCAGGCGTAATAGGATCTGGTCCAGGACCAGGTCCATCTTCACCAGGCGTACTCATACTTATTGGAATTGGAGGTGCACTCAAAGGTGGGCTTAGGGTGGATGGTGGAGGACTCACTTCTGATTGATCTAGTACTGTCGTCTGCCAGGGAAAAGCTGCAATGAAATTTGTGCGTGAGTTGCAATGATTATAGTTAGTAATGATGTAGAAATATTAGCTAAGAAAGTAATAATGATGttgttacatattaatatatatttattgttaaatatacatatatgcaattgtgttaatattatgtcgttataattgttttatgaatCAAATTACAGAAGCACTTTAATAtggttataaaatattttttcatgacacttttcaaacaattaaacactattcttttaaataacttaGAAAATAATACTCCAATATTCGCAATACAAAGGGAACATCACTCTACCCCAACATTaaagtaacattaaatatgattttcgTATTCAAGTTAGagtagaaaatatatgatatacatTTGAAATACGAGTAAAAACTGATTAGCTACTTTTGTTGTAAAATAGATAATGGTATATAGAgagtttatttgaatttcagtAAAAAGGAAGAACATTATAGGCTAATGATTATAAAAAGGAAGATATTTAccataaacaataaaatagaaaaatattatttctaatgtaCCTATTAGTACATTTTTTGTACACAAATCTTTAAATGTGAagaaactaattttataaaagatatatGCTAATGATAGTAAACATGTGTtgtacttaaaatataatgataatgttgtacttcatatattatttgaaaagtaCTAATTAAAGACTCTTTTTATCATATAACTAGTATACGTAAATATATGTCTATATTTATCACTGTCAATgtattttacaacaattatGAATGtagttatacaatttatttggCAGTGAGAACTCAAACCTTTTTTCCAGTTGCGCACTGCATTGTTCAGTAATGATGGGGGATGGGACTGGTATGCAGGAGGAACTTCGTGGCTGCCATCTGTGAAAGCCTTATTGTTTAGTCAAGTACTCTAAGAATACGATAATATGAAATGATGAAAATGTAGTTAAATGATATATGTATTCAAtcaaaatatactttatacaCTATAAGCTGAACCTTATTaagcaatataatttttttaaattttgttatatacttgaaaaaattcctttgtgaaatctaaaaaattctcgTTATATACTTGTTACCAAAATCTCATcgtcaattttgaaaatattaaatgttttttaaaaagcagatattttcaaaatacattCATCCCCTGCTAAACGTGTAAGTAAAATTCGATTTGTGACCCGCACAAAATGTGCTAAGTTAGGTAATAAGGATTTCTTTACTAATATACCTGATATCAAATCGTGTGATAAGTATgtgtatattaatgtattaaataaaacataaattcgACTTATacaaaaacaaagaaaatatacagtGATAAAATTGAggcaattatatattttgaactCAAAAATCATCGATGCTCTAAACTTACATAGAACACCATTGTTTTTTGAGTTTTCTTCTCTAGATGGTTGACTTTTTGGaatctgtattatatttcctGGTTGAACTATTACATGCTGGAAGACACTCGTAGGAGTAGGTGGATTCGAAGCTTCTGTGGTAGTTGTCATTACTACACTTGTAGGTGGTGGTTGCGTTCTCTGCATATCCATATGTGTGGACGCGTGTGTCGGTACTTTACTTGcctaataaaagtaatatgtaattattatttaaatcatttttttatgtcGGTCAAACCAAGAACGTACGTCGTTGTAGAATTACTTACTTGTAAAACCGACAATTTATCGATGTGGACAGACGAGACAGCAGGTGATTGCGGAGGTTGAGACTGCGTTTGATGTAACGATGGTGGAAGCTGACTTAACTGATTCATTAACCCAGGTCTATACTTATCTTCCTGATTAGTTATATGGCCTGCTGTAGATACGTCCAcgctattttttattacaagataCTTTTTTTCATGTTGATGTTGCATCACATAAATTGGCTGGCTCTGGGGTTGCGGTTGTGCATAATCGACGGGTTGTTCCAAAGGTTTATGCAGAAGAGTTAGGTTCTGTGGTGTTGGCGCTGACAGTGGCATATGAGGCGAATGAGATTGTTTTAGTATTTGTGCATTTTGTTCTGGAACTTCCGAATGACTGGGAAAACCATTGTTCGTTGTGAGTGCATGCTGAAGAATTATGCCTTGTTGTTGTTGCGCTATAGTCGTCACAACCGATGGATGTCGCGGCGGTGGGCTTTGTTCCGACCATGAGAAGGTTAAGTTGGTAGGTCCAGGTATACCACGGCTTACAGGAGAGATTCTTATTACGCTTGTCCCTATACTAGCTGGGACAGGTGCTGTTGGAGCTGGTCGGTTTGACCTAACTACTCGATTGGGTTCAGGTTTTATCACCTGTTGTTGATACTGAGTAATAAACGTGGATTGAGTAGGTGAATGTTTCCACTTCGCACCAGGTGAAACTAATGGAGGCGCGTGATGAGCAGGACTTGAAATAGGCATAAACACGTTGTTTTGATTGAGTCCCAACGGT encodes:
- the Cic gene encoding putative transcription factor capicua isoform X1; its protein translation is MLTAHSEMHEKRGDPLGGGQYGVGGGGGGNSIEEKSILEQPPPPLAPPQRDPSDPTISAKKLPKKRKFDPSELEEMDKTSNVTSNINNMVNIRTPNMLLGQPSLVQQSTLARQSPQQQESDCYQVSPGHSVVILPPQSTAVDYSLREEPLRSRPRPATVTIDLSEWRDHRVLALRDSYYYPGVIRNVVQGEIYIEFDGERKLVRYTDVLGAGRYDVIGDASPSVGQVALDAKVCIRCPPSNNHIDAAKVFVKGTVCKILTKPKRFVVRIPREDDQSASYVVKRADLRLVQPPWWDELEEGLEDCDSSRVEGIEHGYRNSSEAPTAVPIMLHHSSNHTSHISAHNTDTYYRTTGTSPLMTSAHSASTALSNGSRPYDDLESEDDLDREDITFPSDADAKLSGSSKRSSMQSRGSTSSLVEQRSITPRSQAATPRSQAATPHRYKKGDVVATPSGVRKKFNGKQWRRLCSKEGCSKESQRRGYCSRHLSLKGSGLRGPTNTFPGGKMDGEETSRDSDTSPNYGDRRIAGRFDQDETEAANMLVSLGSSRSATPAFSSPTGQSSISPCINQSPVPPLGLNQNNVFMPISSPAHHAPPLVSPGAKWKHSPTQSTFITQYQQQVIKPEPNRVVRSNRPAPTAPVPASIGTSVIRISPVSRGIPGPTNLTFSWSEQSPPPRHPSVVTTIAQQQQGIILQHALTTNNGFPSHSEVPEQNAQILKQSHSPHMPLSAPTPQNLTLLHKPLEQPVDYAQPQPQSQPIYVMQHQHEKKYLVIKNSVDVSTAGHITNQEDKYRPGLMNQLSQLPPSLHQTQSQPPQSPAVSSVHIDKLSVLQASKVPTHASTHMDMQRTQPPPTSVVMTTTTEASNPPTPTSVFQHVIVQPGNIIQIPKSQPSREENSKNNGVLYGSHEVPPAYQSHPPSLLNNAVRNWKKAFPWQTTVLDQSEVSPPPSTLSPPLSAPPIPISMSTPGEDGPGPGPDPITPAEEEDDDVFEAEPTTPAEVEANANKRRSQSLSALHSKEPQSPLKTKDRIRRPMNAFMIFSKRHRALVHQRHPNQDNRTVSKILGEWWYALGPEEKQKYHDLASEVKEAHFKAHPDWKWCSKDRRKSSTTSFKGSDSRGKLNSTGEDTDMGPPTDDVPLTPRANDEITVPVSTVYTEAPPIEVINQSHAHRIMEMPVQIENTEPDLKQDEDGNVSDEDQMVICEDPQPEIDLKCKDKLTDSDNDIQDEDGEKKCYTQSRFSPVSGQKRETMTVKQEITCRPKPIKARIPSTGIETTTKYHHTSMDKGGTVSVLSSTYPYHSPVNPTGVSGFQPTGGAFITMPISPKVIKPEPVKSEQQYSTQYSMSNLVASIHENGRNMPKFTAAPVLHSQPLQSLGTILRPLTSAVPYQQSFTVTLLDNDMVAVSKPQQGSQYLGPTPQHPRMFCGFQIPISDAGNRNISSQGLVSGNKMETQSVIVSKPYSVSTTSTTSSYRGIGHPITRLAEPEKNENQVGSNHAQFYVTNTKPDQERKDTVNILLPTTNDKHKPPSTPHTPHTPLNNHGSTEISTNKSYSMDEIQNNDIGPSKGPFMLAPTPAQLGRAPLQRRQSMAMPPTSNAGDHGPLTSQHCDNRPQISTSQTTEQMQQQQNFSESHASPSPSNKKGSFFKKNVEDGMDRVLEQVNFQEKFSSLPEFKPEDIQSPSAISISTASSSVHGSVVTPGLHSSNLQSSMQMQSYRKKSVQGPHRPTMNEDDIESDTSISATPKSTSSVKLTGNTFFGPDFNVDAYRANNDLVGDVDTNSPRTPKTPGGGAGNSVGMGRSENERGHRKVLEQRRLLVMQLFQENGYFPSTQATTAFQAKHSDIFPNKTSLQLKIREVRQKLKANSTPMSANSLVSPLPVSEPSPNVAGPLTAPPTSMGAPHSLPVSSSGS
- the Cic gene encoding putative transcription factor capicua isoform X2, translated to MLTAHSEMHEKRGDPLGGGQYGVGGGGGGNSIEEKSILEQPPPPLAPPQRDPSDPTISAKKLPKKRKFDPSELEEMDKTSNVTSNINNMVNIRTPNMLLGQPSLVQQSTLARQSPQQQESDCYQVSPGHSVVILPPQSTAVDYSLREEPLRSRPRPATVTIDLSEWRDHRVLALRDSYYYPGVIRNVVQGEIYIEFDGERKLVRYTDVLGAGRYDVIGDASPSVGQVALDAKVCIRCPPSNNHIDAAKVFVKGTVCKILTKPKRFVVRIPREDDQSASYVVKRADLRLVQPPWWDELEEGLEDCDSSRVEGIEHGYRNSSEAPTAVPIMLHHSSNHTSHISAHNTDTYYRTTGTSPLMTSAHSASTALSNGSRPYDDLESEDDLDREDITFPSDADAKLSGSSKRSSMQSRGSTSSLVEQRSITPRSQAATPRSQAATPHRYKKGDVVATPSGVRKKFNGKQWRRLCSKEGCSKESQRRGYCSRHLSLKGSGLRGPTNTFPGGKMDGEETSRDSDTSPNYGDRRIAGRFDQDETEAANMLVSLGSSRSATPAFSSPTGQSSISPCINQSPVPPLGLNQNNVFMPISSPAHHAPPLVSPGAKWKHSPTQSTFITQYQQQVIKPEPNRVVRSNRPAPTAPVPASIGTSVIRISPVSRGIPGPTNLTFSWSEQSPPPRHPSVVTTIAQQQQGIILQHALTTNNGFPSHSEVPEQNAQILKQSHSPHMPLSAPTPQNLTLLHKPLEQPVDYAQPQPQSQPIYVMQHQHEKKYLVIKNSVDVSTAGHITNQEDKYRPGLMNQLSQLPPSLHQTQSQPPQSPAVSSVHIDKLSVLQASKVPTHASTHMDMQRTQPPPTSVVMTTTTEASNPPTPTSVFQHVIVQPGNIIQIPKSQPSREENSKNNGVLYGSHEVPPAYQSHPPSLLNNAVRNWKKAFPWQTTVLDQSEVSPPPSTLSPPLSAPPIPISMSTPGEDGPGPGPDPITPAEEEDDDVFEAEPTTPAEVEANANKRRSQSLSALHSKEPQSPLKTKDRIRRPMNAFMIFSKRHRALVHQRHPNQDNRTVSKILGEWWYALGPEEKQKYHDLASEVKEAHFKAHPDWKWCSKDRRKSSTTSFKGSDSRGKLNSTGEDTDMGPPTDDVPLTPRANDEITVPVSTVYTEAPPIEVINQSHAHRIMEMPVQIENTEPDLKQDEDGNVSDEDQMVICEDPQPEIDLKCKDKLTDSDNDIQDEDGEKKCYTQSRFSPVSGQKRETMTVKQEITCRPKPIKGIETTTKYHHTSMDKGGTVSVLSSTYPYHSPVNPTGVSGFQPTGGAFITMPISPKVIKPEPVKSEQQYSTQYSMSNLVASIHENGRNMPKFTAAPVLHSQPLQSLGTILRPLTSAVPYQQSFTVTLLDNDMVAVSKPQQGSQYLGPTPQHPRMFCGFQIPISDAGNRNISSQGLVSGNKMETQSVIVSKPYSVSTTSTTSSYRGIGHPITRLAEPEKNENQVGSNHAQFYVTNTKPDQERKDTVNILLPTTNDKHKPPSTPHTPHTPLNNHGSTEISTNKSYSMDEIQNNDIGPSKGPFMLAPTPAQLGRAPLQRRQSMAMPPTSNAGDHGPLTSQHCDNRPQISTSQTTEQMQQQQNFSESHASPSPSNKKGSFFKKNVEDGMDRVLEQVNFQEKFSSLPEFKPEDIQSPSAISISTASSSVHGSVVTPGLHSSNLQSSMQMQSYRKKSVQGPHRPTMNEDDIESDTSISATPKSTSSVKLTGNTFFGPDFNVDAYRANNDLVGDVDTNSPRTPKTPGGGAGNSVGMGRSENERGHRKVLEQRRLLVMQLFQENGYFPSTQATTAFQAKHSDIFPNKTSLQLKIREVRQKLKANSTPMSANSLVSPLPVSEPSPNVAGPLTAPPTSMGAPHSLPVSSSGS
- the Cic gene encoding putative transcription factor capicua isoform X5, which codes for MLTAHSEMHEKRGDPLGGGQYGVGGGGGGNSIEEKSILEQPPPPLAPPQRDPSDPTISAKKLPKKRKFDPSELEEMDKTSNVTSNINNMVNIRTPNMLLGQPSLVQQSTLARQSPQQQESDCYQVSPGHSVVILPPQSTAVDYSLREEPLRSRPRPATVTIDLSEWRDHRVLALRDSYYYPGVIRNVVQGEIYIEFDGERKLVRYTDVLGAGRYDVIGDASPSVGQVALDAKVCIRCPPSNNHIDAAKVFVKGTVCKILTKPKRFVVRIPREDDQSASYVVKRADLRLVQPPWWDELEEGLEDCDSSRVEGIEHGYRNSSEAPTAVPIMLHHSSNHTSHISAHNTDTYYRTTGTSPLMTSAHSASTALSNGSRPYDDLESEDDLDREDITFPSDADAKLSGSSKRSSMQSRGSTSSLVEQRSITPRSQAATPRSQAATPHRYKKGDVVATPSGVRKKFNGKQWRRLCSKEGCSKESQRRGYCSRHLSLKGSGLRGPTNTFPGGKMDGEETSRDSDTSPNYGDRRIAGRFDQDETEAANMLVSLGSSRSATPAFSSPTGQSSISPCINQSPVPPLGLNQNNVFMPISSPAHHAPPLVSPGAKWKHSPTQSTFITQYQQQVIKPEPNRVVRSNRPAPTAPVPASIGTSVIRISPVSRGIPGPTNLTFSWSEQSPPPRHPSVVTTIAQQQQGIILQHALTTNNGFPSHSEVPEQNAQILKQSHSPHMPLSAPTPQNLTLLHKPLEQPVDYAQPQPQSQPIYVMQHQHEKKYLVIKNSVDVSTAGHITNQEDKYRPGLMNQLSQLPPSLHQTQSQPPQSPAVSSVHIDKLSVLQASKVPTHASTHMDMQRTQPPPTSVVMTTTTEASNPPTPTSVFQHVIVQPGNIIQIPKSQPSREENSKNNGVLYGSHEVPPAYQSHPPSLLNNAVRNWKKAFPWQTTVLDQSEVSPPPSTLSPPLSAPPIPISMSTPGEDGPGPGPDPITPAEEEDDDVFEAEPTTPAEVEANANKRRSQSLSALHSKEPQSPLKTKDRIRRPMNAFMIFSKRHRALVHQRHPNQDNRTVSKILGEWWYALGPEEKQKYHDLASEVKEAHFKAHPDWKWCSKDRRKSSTTSFKGSDSRGKLNSTGEDTDMGPPTDDVPLTPRANDEITVPVSTVYTEAPPIEVINQSHAHRIMEMPVQIENTEPDLKQDEDGNVSDEDQMVICEDPQPEIDLKCKDKLTDSDNDIQDEDGEKKCYTQSRFSPVSGQKRETMTVKQEITCRPKPIKARIPSTGIETTTKYHHTSMDKGGTVSVLSSTYPYHSPVNPTGVSGFQPTGGAFITMPISPKVIKPEPVKSEQQYSTQYSMSNLVASIHENGRNMPKFTAAPVLHSGSQYLGPTPQHPRMFCGFQIPISDAGNRNISSQGLVSGNKMETQSVIVSKPYSVSTTSTTSSYRGIGHPITRLAEPEKNENQVGSNHAQFYVTNTKPDQERKDTVNILLPTTNDKHKPPSTPHTPHTPLNNHGSTEISTNKSYSMDEIQNNDIGPSKGPFMLAPTPAQLGRAPLQRRQSMAMPPTSNAGDHGPLTSQHCDNRPQISTSQTTEQMQQQQNFSESHASPSPSNKKGSFFKKNVEDGMDRVLEQVNFQEKFSSLPEFKPEDIQSPSAISISTASSSVHGSVVTPGLHSSNLQSSMQMQSYRKKSVQGPHRPTMNEDDIESDTSISATPKSTSSVKLTGNTFFGPDFNVDAYRANNDLVGDVDTNSPRTPKTPGGGAGNSVGMGRSENERGHRKVLEQRRLLVMQLFQENGYFPSTQATTAFQAKHSDIFPNKTSLQLKIREVRQKLKANSTPMSANSLVSPLPVSEPSPNVAGPLTAPPTSMGAPHSLPVSSSGS
- the Cic gene encoding putative transcription factor capicua isoform X4 — translated: MLTAHSEMHEKRGDPLGGGQYGVGGGGGGNSIEEKSILEQPPPPLAPPQRDPSDPTISAKKLPKKRKFDPSELEEMDKTSNVTSNINNMVNIRTPNMLLGQPSLVQQSTLARQSPQQQESDCYQVSPGHSVVILPPQSTAVDYSLREEPLRSRPRPATVTIDLSEWRDHRVLALRDSYYYPGVIRNVVQGEIYIEFDGERKLVRYTDVLGAGRYDVIGDASPSVGQVALDAKVCIRCPPSNNHIDAAKVFVKGTVCKILTKPKRFVVRIPREDDQSASYVVKRADLRLVQPPWWDELEEGLEDCDSSRVEGIEHGYRNSSEAPTAVPIMLHHSSNHTSHISAHNTDTYYRTTGTSPLMTSAHSASTALSNGSRPYDDLESEDDLDREDITFPSDADAKLSGSSKRSSMQSRGSTSSLVEQRSITPRSQAATPRSQAATPHRYKKGDVVATPSGVRKKFNGKQWRRLCSKEGCSKESQRRGYCSRHLSLKGSGLRGPTNTFPGGKMDGEETSRDSDTSPNYGDRRIAGRFDQDETEAANMLVSLGSSRSATPAFSSPTGQSSISPCINQSPVPPLGLNQNNVFMPISSPAHHAPPLVSPGAKWKHSPTQSTFITQYQQQVIKPEPNRVVRSNRPAPTAPVPASIGTSVIRISPVSRGIPGPTNLTFSWSEQSPPPRHPSVVTTIAQQQQGIILQHALTTNNGFPSHSEVPEQNAQILKQSHSPHMPLSAPTPQNLTLLHKPLEQPVDYAQPQPQSQPIYVMQHQHEKKYLVIKNSVDVSTAGHITNQEDKYRPGLMNQLSQLPPSLHQTQSQPPQSPAVSSVHIDKLSVLQASKVPTHASTHMDMQRTQPPPTSVVMTTTTEASNPPTPTSVFQHVIVQPGNIIQIPKSQPSREENSKNNGVLYGSHEVPPAYQSHPPSLLNNAVRNWKKAFPWQTTVLDQSEVSPPPSTLSPPLSAPPIPISMSTPGEDGPGPGPDPITPAEEEDDDVFEAEPTTPAEVEANANKRRSQSLSALHSKEPQSPLKTKDRIRRPMNAFMIFSKRHRALVHQRHPNQDNRTVSKILGEWWYALGPEEKQKYHDLASEVKEAHFKAHPDWKWCSKDRRKSSTTSFKGSDSRGKLNSTGEDTDMGPPTDDVPLTPRANDEITVPVSTVYTEAPPIEVINQSHAHRIMEMPVQIENTEPDLKQDEDGNVSDEDQMVICEDPQPEIDLKCKDKLTDSDNDIQDEDGEKKCYTQSRFSPVSGQKRETMTVKQEITCRPKPIKARIPSTGIETTTKYHHTSMDKGGTVSVLSSTYPYHSPVNPTGVSGFQPTGGAFITMPISPKVIKPEPVKSEQQYSTQYSMSNLVASIHENGRNMPKFTAAPVLHSQGSQYLGPTPQHPRMFCGFQIPISDAGNRNISSQGLVSGNKMETQSVIVSKPYSVSTTSTTSSYRGIGHPITRLAEPEKNENQVGSNHAQFYVTNTKPDQERKDTVNILLPTTNDKHKPPSTPHTPHTPLNNHGSTEISTNKSYSMDEIQNNDIGPSKGPFMLAPTPAQLGRAPLQRRQSMAMPPTSNAGDHGPLTSQHCDNRPQISTSQTTEQMQQQQNFSESHASPSPSNKKGSFFKKNVEDGMDRVLEQVNFQEKFSSLPEFKPEDIQSPSAISISTASSSVHGSVVTPGLHSSNLQSSMQMQSYRKKSVQGPHRPTMNEDDIESDTSISATPKSTSSVKLTGNTFFGPDFNVDAYRANNDLVGDVDTNSPRTPKTPGGGAGNSVGMGRSENERGHRKVLEQRRLLVMQLFQENGYFPSTQATTAFQAKHSDIFPNKTSLQLKIREVRQKLKANSTPMSANSLVSPLPVSEPSPNVAGPLTAPPTSMGAPHSLPVSSSGS